Proteins encoded together in one Flavobacteriales bacterium window:
- a CDS encoding PD-(D/E)XK nuclease family protein, translated as MEHFLDRLAGLLLEHHHRELDRVLVVLPSRRSALHLRKYLAKRSGHALWSPEMLDPGAFLERVSGWRKGKPADLLLALHRCHQELAGPSAQSLVEFLEWAPTTLRDFSEIDNHLLDLGDFYRDLRNYHEIEEWSLRTTEPLSESQQQAVQRWAETRELHLRFAEAMAERGLGTAGTIGREAERKANMPDWQSPWDMVWAAGLNALEPSLKSVLRSLRERSKLRVCWDADTFYLDNSDHEAGRFLRESIKALGQGEISVSETITGGNRNVQLVSLPDRMAMCRYAAHWAAQLPPHERDQAAVVLADEQLLLPLLQAMPSDIGPMNVSMGVPVQALPLHGLADRFLRYHLQAGGRVRTDELTALLNHPLLHQGEATSRLAAALTKDGWPSLDASQAHATLQESRLPEAALAALSPTSKDPDALLQALFRWVAAVRPDDALAREQAYHMAVLQRELRLAMQRNEANTATPRDIITARERLIGQARISFFGEPLRGLQVLGVLETRALSFKHVLLVGASEGILIGQDGTQSWIPFDLRRHFKLPLRADSEAVSSYHVHRLLQGSEHFIMAHAPAPDGSGSPARFMEQWEHEFGASSRISLSRRVAAAGTRSHARPEPIIRKDARVIERIQALIARGISPTAMATWLRCPMDFHAKYILGINEQKEVDIGFGDDVLGTAVHHAAERIYSGWLGIPLSRERLLEAAQGADEHVRTALARYYPLEMIESGSSMLRSSMAAAALRRVLRAEADRAALERTIPVAVEHEMSAELRPGTRIRGMADRLERRDGVLCVLDIKTGSFHHSKIQMKELSRGQLSAGKQQALQLMIYASLALHGDESIDSVQAGIIPLRHSSLTDAAWLDLEGSTLINRAQLTRIDDLLLELIKEMLDPDIPISHDPSSSYCHCCIT; from the coding sequence ATGGAGCATTTCCTTGATCGTTTAGCAGGCTTGCTCCTGGAGCACCATCACCGCGAATTGGATAGGGTGCTGGTCGTGCTTCCCAGCCGAAGGTCCGCCTTGCACCTGCGAAAGTACCTGGCCAAAAGGTCCGGCCACGCCCTTTGGAGCCCCGAAATGCTCGATCCGGGCGCTTTCCTGGAGCGCGTATCGGGCTGGCGGAAGGGCAAACCGGCTGACCTGCTGCTGGCGTTGCATCGTTGCCATCAGGAACTGGCCGGACCTTCTGCCCAGTCCTTGGTCGAATTCCTGGAGTGGGCGCCCACTACCCTGCGAGACTTCAGCGAGATCGATAACCACTTGCTCGACCTGGGAGACTTCTACCGCGATCTGCGCAACTATCATGAAATCGAGGAATGGAGCCTGCGCACAACTGAACCACTCTCCGAATCGCAGCAGCAAGCGGTGCAGCGCTGGGCCGAGACCAGAGAACTGCATCTGCGATTCGCCGAAGCCATGGCCGAACGCGGCTTGGGTACCGCAGGAACCATCGGGCGCGAAGCCGAGCGCAAGGCCAACATGCCCGATTGGCAATCGCCATGGGACATGGTGTGGGCCGCCGGCCTGAATGCCTTGGAGCCATCGCTGAAGTCGGTGCTCCGATCACTTCGAGAACGCAGCAAGCTTCGCGTCTGCTGGGATGCGGACACCTTCTATCTCGACAATAGCGACCATGAAGCGGGGCGATTCCTGCGTGAATCGATCAAGGCCTTGGGCCAAGGCGAAATCAGCGTTTCCGAAACGATCACAGGCGGAAACCGGAACGTGCAGCTCGTGTCCCTGCCGGATCGCATGGCCATGTGCCGATATGCGGCGCATTGGGCCGCGCAACTGCCGCCCCATGAACGAGACCAAGCCGCGGTCGTGCTCGCCGATGAGCAACTGCTGCTCCCCTTGCTTCAAGCGATGCCCAGCGACATCGGCCCCATGAACGTCTCCATGGGCGTGCCCGTGCAAGCACTCCCCTTGCACGGCCTTGCCGATCGATTCCTCCGGTACCACTTGCAAGCCGGTGGCCGTGTGCGAACCGATGAACTTACAGCCCTGCTCAACCATCCGTTGCTTCACCAAGGTGAAGCAACCAGCCGATTGGCGGCAGCGTTGACCAAGGACGGATGGCCGAGCCTGGATGCCTCACAAGCCCATGCCACGCTGCAAGAGTCCAGGCTCCCGGAAGCGGCGCTTGCTGCACTCAGTCCCACTTCGAAGGATCCTGATGCGCTTCTTCAGGCGTTATTCCGCTGGGTTGCCGCTGTCCGGCCAGATGACGCCTTGGCACGTGAGCAGGCCTACCACATGGCGGTGCTCCAGCGCGAGCTGCGCCTGGCCATGCAGCGCAACGAGGCGAATACCGCCACGCCAAGGGACATCATCACGGCCCGGGAAAGATTGATCGGTCAGGCGCGCATCAGCTTCTTCGGCGAGCCGTTGCGCGGCCTGCAAGTCCTAGGTGTGCTTGAGACTCGCGCGCTGTCATTCAAGCACGTGCTGCTCGTCGGAGCATCGGAGGGCATCCTGATCGGCCAGGACGGAACCCAGAGCTGGATTCCCTTTGACCTCAGGCGCCATTTCAAGCTCCCTTTGCGCGCGGATTCCGAAGCGGTCTCCTCGTATCATGTGCATCGGCTGCTGCAAGGTTCGGAGCATTTCATCATGGCCCATGCCCCGGCACCCGATGGCAGCGGATCCCCAGCGCGCTTCATGGAGCAATGGGAGCATGAATTCGGTGCTTCTTCGCGTATAAGCCTTTCCCGCAGGGTCGCCGCTGCGGGAACGCGATCGCATGCGAGGCCTGAACCCATCATCCGGAAGGATGCCAGGGTCATCGAACGCATCCAAGCGCTGATCGCCAGAGGTATCTCGCCCACGGCAATGGCCACCTGGCTGAGGTGCCCCATGGATTTCCACGCGAAGTACATCCTTGGGATCAACGAGCAGAAAGAAGTCGACATCGGGTTCGGTGATGATGTACTGGGCACAGCCGTTCATCATGCTGCCGAACGCATCTACAGTGGCTGGCTGGGTATCCCGTTGAGCCGGGAGCGGCTATTGGAGGCCGCACAGGGCGCTGATGAGCATGTGCGCACTGCCCTGGCCCGGTATTACCCGTTGGAAATGATCGAATCCGGCAGCTCGATGCTCCGCAGTTCCATGGCCGCTGCAGCCTTGCGCAGGGTGCTGCGTGCAGAAGCCGACCGGGCAGCGCTCGAAAGGACAATCCCTGTGGCGGTGGAGCACGAGATGAGCGCGGAACTGAGACCTGGCACCCGCATCAGGGGCATGGCCGACCGATTGGAGCGACGGGACGGCGTCCTCTGCGTGCTAGACATCAAGACTGGATCCTTTCATCATTCGAAAATACAGATGAAGGAACTGAGCCGAGGGCAGCTCTCGGCAGGGAAGCAACAAGCACTGCAGCTAATGATCTACGCTTCCTTGGCGCTTCATGGCGATGAATCGATCGACTCGGTGCAAGCGGGCATCATCCCATTGCGCCACAGTTCCCTGACCGATGCCGCTTGGCTGGACCTCGAAGGCAGCACCCTCATCAATCGAGCTCAGCTGACCAGGATCGATGACCTGCTCCTTGAACTGATCAAGGAGATGCTCGACCCGGACATACCCATCTCGCATGACCCCTCCAGCTCCTACTGCCACTGCTGCATAACCTGA